The following are encoded together in the Methanocaldococcus jannaschii DSM 2661 genome:
- a CDS encoding EVE domain-containing protein, giving the protein MAYWLCITNEDNWKVIKEKKIWGVAERYKNTINKVKVGDKLIIYEIQRSGKDYKPPYIRGVYEVVSEVYKDSSKIFKPTPRNPNEKFPYRVKLKEIKVFEPPINFKELIPKLKFITNKKRWSGHLMGKAMREIPEEDYKLIVGN; this is encoded by the coding sequence ATGGCATACTGGCTCTGTATAACCAACGAGGATAACTGGAAGGTTATAAAAGAGAAGAAGATTTGGGGTGTAGCAGAGAGGTACAAAAACACCATAAACAAAGTTAAAGTAGGAGATAAGCTGATTATTTATGAGATTCAGAGGAGTGGAAAGGATTATAAACCCCCATACATAAGAGGAGTTTATGAGGTTGTTTCAGAGGTTTATAAGGATAGTTCAAAAATTTTTAAGCCAACTCCAAGAAATCCTAATGAGAAGTTTCCATATAGAGTTAAATTAAAGGAAATTAAAGTCTTTGAACCACCAATTAATTTTAAGGAGTTGATCCCGAAGCTTAAATTTATTACTAATAAGAAGAGGTGGAGTGGGCATTTGATGGGTAAGGCTATGAGGGAGATTCCTGAGGAGGATTATAAGTTGATTGTGGGGAATTAG
- a CDS encoding PIN domain-containing protein, whose amino-acid sequence MQSLTNIEVQRFHDCEWEYFKEFDDEFNKLWNEIEKTLGRDFINYLSAYFQKNLVYMLGKEFKLKLVVDTNIIFSQVLSYVTKGELPWILDFINNPFIELYAPQLIVDELKNKIENVLPKKCKKKNIDENKAKSKAIKIANIILSNIKIINDKKSNNWSKIAYNLIGHRDVKDIPFVTLALSLDTHGIITRDKDFKDQKIIKIWKVGEVKVVLTELSQGSFSFCIMNVTAPLAFKICTSIIITILEIVTSIIKKTN is encoded by the coding sequence ATGCAATCTCTCACAAATATTGAAGTTCAAAGGTTTCATGATTGTGAGTGGGAGTATTTTAAGGAGTTTGATGATGAATTTAACAAATTATGGAATGAAATAGAAAAAACTTTAGGAAGAGACTTTATTAATTATCTTAGTGCTTATTTCCAGAAGAATTTAGTATATATGTTAGGTAAAGAGTTTAAATTAAAGTTAGTTGTTGATACTAATATTATATTCTCACAAGTATTATCCTATGTTACAAAAGGTGAACTCCCATGGATATTGGATTTTATCAATAATCCTTTTATAGAATTATATGCTCCACAATTAATTGTAGATGAGTTAAAAAATAAGATTGAGAATGTTCTCCCAAAAAAATGTAAAAAGAAGAATATTGACGAAAATAAAGCAAAATCTAAGGCAATAAAAATTGCTAATATTATACTGTCCAATATTAAAATAATAAATGATAAAAAATCAAATAATTGGAGTAAAATTGCATATAATCTGATAGGTCATAGGGATGTAAAGGATATTCCTTTTGTAACTTTAGCTCTTTCACTTGATACCCATGGAATTATAACACGTGATAAAGATTTTAAAGACCAAAAAATTATAAAAATTTGGAAAGTTGGAGAAGTAAAAGTTGTACTCACTGAACTAAGTCAAGGTTCATTTTCATTTTGCATTATGAATGTTACAGCACCTTTAGCATTTAAAATATGCACGTCTATTATTATCACAATACTTGAAATTGTTACAAGCATTATAAAAAAAACTAATTGA
- a CDS encoding transglutaminase-like domain-containing protein: MPILLEHIQLNDEDLKDTKHLAEILKYKNNSIKTIINVLEWEDSNIRYCYEKSNVYYFITFFIIVGLVWAIFPEVWLWCEQVFCISPTIHIIICCLYFIITIILFLFLCGVVGTFLHLWATFFTLSKCDSKILKLKEGLFTTLSLIWISTSLKTILKTKYAICRDYAKLTSAILHNLNIKHYFLVYPTHVAVAVKIDDYYYVIDQKLPIYKIDVWLKKLGKEKVKIYTPVDIYNSKLKFVEKYYKNENNLKSEISDDILRKIEEDVKKELQIKNAEQYNKKVEPIPVKLSIPIENYDEITHYSIVRVISKEIYNKFLTNIKNVSNIEIKKDEGKFAVNVYYEIPNSIPNSK, translated from the coding sequence GTGCCTATTTTATTAGAGCATATTCAATTAAATGATGAGGATTTGAAGGACACAAAACATCTTGCTGAAATATTAAAATACAAAAACAACAGCATTAAAACAATAATTAATGTTTTAGAATGGGAAGATAGTAATATACGTTATTGTTATGAAAAGTCGAATGTATATTACTTTATTACATTTTTCATTATAGTAGGGTTAGTATGGGCAATATTTCCAGAAGTTTGGTTATGGTGCGAACAAGTATTTTGCATATCACCTACAATACACATTATAATATGCTGTTTATATTTTATAATTACTATAATACTATTCTTGTTCTTATGTGGGGTGGTAGGAACATTCTTACACTTATGGGCTACGTTCTTTACTTTATCAAAATGTGACAGTAAAATATTAAAATTAAAGGAAGGATTATTTACTACATTAAGTCTAATTTGGATATCTACATCTTTAAAAACCATATTAAAGACCAAATATGCAATTTGTAGAGATTATGCAAAATTAACTTCTGCAATTCTTCATAATTTAAATATAAAGCATTACTTTTTGGTTTATCCAACTCACGTTGCAGTTGCTGTAAAAATAGATGATTATTATTATGTAATTGACCAAAAATTGCCCATATACAAAATAGATGTATGGTTAAAAAAATTAGGAAAAGAAAAAGTAAAAATTTATACTCCAGTTGATATATACAACTCAAAATTGAAATTTGTTGAAAAGTACTATAAAAATGAAAATAACCTTAAAAGTGAAATTAGTGATGACATTCTTAGAAAAATAGAAGAAGATGTTAAAAAAGAACTACAAATTAAAAATGCAGAGCAATATAATAAGAAAGTTGAACCAATACCAGTAAAATTATCAATTCCGATTGAGAACTATGATGAAATAACACATTACTCTATTGTAAGGGTAATTTCTAAAGAAATTTACAATAAATTCTTAACGAATATTAAAAATGTATCCAATATTGAAATAAAAAAAGATGAAGGTAAATTTGCTGTAAATGTATATTATGAAATTCCTAATTCTATTCCTAACTCTAAATGA